The Pseudodesulfovibrio sp. zrk46 genome contains a region encoding:
- a CDS encoding PilZ domain-containing protein codes for MGLFDFITNLFSKSDKPKPKKKKGAKKKAVAKKKAPAQKKTAKGEAAAPKKATKKPIKKNTSGAPSFSLDTSKGKKRKKSKQISADPINEQALGFSISLKDEDERAKKRKAVRIRVDGLEAHVHRLKKRFDVTDISATGFGFAFEKPRVKGGVKLEIDLYLNGELKVEKLQCKVMRHERGSVGCIFEDMDRHQDDVVHEIVLLGQKQQAERKNAKKDLEFQLPD; via the coding sequence ATGGGCCTTTTCGATTTCATAACCAATCTTTTCTCCAAGTCGGACAAACCGAAGCCCAAGAAAAAAAAGGGGGCTAAAAAGAAAGCTGTAGCCAAGAAAAAAGCACCAGCCCAAAAGAAGACTGCCAAGGGCGAAGCCGCCGCTCCAAAGAAAGCAACCAAGAAGCCCATCAAAAAGAATACTTCCGGTGCTCCATCTTTCAGCTTGGATACATCCAAGGGGAAAAAGCGCAAGAAGTCCAAGCAAATTTCGGCTGACCCTATCAACGAGCAAGCCCTAGGTTTTTCTATCTCTCTTAAGGATGAAGATGAACGAGCCAAGAAACGAAAGGCTGTCCGCATTCGAGTCGATGGTCTGGAAGCACACGTCCATCGCCTCAAGAAGCGCTTTGATGTTACCGATATTAGCGCCACTGGCTTCGGGTTCGCTTTTGAAAAGCCCCGCGTCAAAGGCGGCGTCAAGCTGGAGATCGACCTCTACCTCAACGGCGAATTAAAAGTTGAAAAGCTACAGTGCAAGGTCATGCGTCATGAGCGCGGTTCCGTAGGATGCATTTTCGAAGATATGGACCGCCATCAGGACGACGTCGTGCACGAAATCGTCCTTTTGGGGCAGAAACAGCAAGCGGAACGAAAAAACGCCAAGAAGGATTTGGAATTCCAACTCCCTGACTAA
- the rdgC gene encoding recombination-associated protein RdgC: protein MSILSASLGLTRYRIIEDVPQDLLAQVPEKLQQFAFVDIDATADERSFGWTNMDDMLDINWTQSPPEKAEYFTFAMRLDTRRIPPAVLKKHYTIALNKELTQNKEQGKNFVSRDRKRELKEQVTLRLRARTFPIPAVFDIIWNPSNNRIYLTTTNSKVRALFEDYFALTFDLHLEPLTPFFMAMDILGEEAAPRLEGLEPTIFV from the coding sequence TTGAGTATTCTATCCGCCAGCCTTGGGCTGACACGCTATCGCATCATCGAGGACGTCCCCCAGGATCTTCTGGCACAAGTCCCCGAAAAGTTGCAGCAATTCGCCTTCGTCGACATCGACGCAACCGCAGACGAACGGTCTTTCGGTTGGACCAACATGGATGACATGTTGGATATAAACTGGACCCAATCTCCGCCCGAAAAGGCTGAGTATTTTACTTTTGCCATGCGCTTGGACACCCGACGCATCCCCCCAGCAGTGCTCAAGAAGCACTACACCATAGCGCTGAACAAAGAGCTGACGCAGAACAAGGAACAGGGAAAGAATTTCGTATCCCGAGACCGCAAACGCGAGCTCAAGGAGCAGGTGACCCTGCGTCTTCGCGCCCGCACATTCCCGATTCCTGCAGTATTCGACATCATCTGGAATCCCTCGAACAATCGGATTTACCTGACCACCACCAACTCCAAGGTGCGCGCTCTGTTTGAAGATTATTTCGCTCTCACATTCGATCTGCATCTGGAGCCACTTACGCCCTTTTTCATGGCCATGGATATCCTCGGCGAAGAAGCTGCTCCCCGGCTGGAAGGCCTCGAACCCACCATCTTCGTGTAA
- a CDS encoding arylesterase has translation MSHEPIRIACFGDSLTEGYGLHSDEALPVVLEDMMRDEGVRVTCLNYGISGDTAGDGLNRIDAVVAANPDAVIIEFGANDCFVGDSIEEITANLTAIIERFRALNLPMLIVGISAMTIMDEDYKAQFDPIFGNLAEKYDIPLFPDILSCYFGNSTLTLMDGMHPNAQGVQAIARGVLPQALELAKRAQS, from the coding sequence ATGTCCCATGAGCCTATCCGCATAGCCTGTTTCGGAGACAGCCTGACCGAAGGGTATGGCTTGCACTCAGATGAGGCCTTGCCTGTGGTGCTCGAGGACATGATGCGCGATGAAGGTGTTCGCGTCACCTGCCTGAATTACGGAATTTCCGGCGATACGGCAGGTGACGGTCTGAACCGCATCGACGCAGTGGTGGCAGCCAACCCCGATGCAGTCATCATTGAATTTGGCGCAAATGATTGCTTCGTTGGTGACTCCATCGAAGAGATCACGGCCAATCTTACCGCAATTATCGAACGGTTCCGAGCGCTCAACCTTCCGATGCTCATAGTGGGAATCTCGGCTATGACCATCATGGACGAAGATTACAAGGCGCAGTTCGACCCCATCTTTGGCAACCTTGCTGAGAAGTACGATATCCCACTCTTTCCGGACATTCTCTCATGCTATTTCGGGAATTCCACGTTGACCCTCATGGACGGGATGCACCCTAACGCACAGGGCGTACAGGCTATTGCGCGAGGCGTACTGCCACAGGCGCTGGAGCTGGCAAAACGCGCTCAGTCCTGA
- a CDS encoding VTT domain-containing protein has protein sequence MSILKRNVTGGTVLKGLLIIIVVGACVYAFEHWGDRYISRISDFVASQGEQGIVVFIAINALATMIMVPQGVFSVMAGVLFGWKFGTAWASVAMTLGAVGAFFIARYGVKEWLRERFRDNHVYRKMQSLSRSHPLHVISLSRLIPVIPFPLASYLLGVTEVRSLPYAFLTWVCMLPETLFLASGGHLLNVGLSGKTSIEAAGVLCLAAVGLVVIVHRMKQKFLEEGSNQD, from the coding sequence ATGAGCATACTCAAACGCAACGTGACAGGCGGGACTGTCCTCAAGGGGCTTTTGATTATTATTGTAGTTGGGGCGTGTGTTTATGCCTTTGAGCATTGGGGCGACCGATACATTTCACGAATCTCTGATTTCGTTGCTTCGCAGGGAGAGCAGGGGATAGTCGTTTTCATCGCCATTAATGCATTGGCAACCATGATCATGGTCCCTCAGGGCGTGTTTTCTGTCATGGCGGGAGTGCTGTTCGGCTGGAAGTTCGGTACGGCATGGGCCAGTGTTGCCATGACACTTGGTGCTGTAGGAGCTTTCTTTATTGCTCGATATGGAGTGAAAGAATGGTTGCGGGAGCGATTTCGCGATAATCATGTATACAGAAAAATGCAGTCATTAAGCCGTAGTCATCCCTTGCATGTGATTTCGCTGTCTCGATTGATACCGGTCATCCCTTTCCCGCTAGCAAGTTACCTACTTGGCGTTACTGAAGTACGCTCCTTACCATATGCTTTTCTGACATGGGTATGCATGTTGCCCGAGACACTTTTCCTCGCATCCGGTGGGCATTTGCTCAATGTCGGATTGTCCGGAAAGACATCAATAGAAGCGGCTGGCGTTCTTTGTCTCGCCGCCGTGGGGTTGGTGGTAATAGTCCACCGGATGAAGCAGAAGTTTCTTGAAGAGGGAAGTAATCAGGACTGA
- a CDS encoding YcaO-like family protein — MRYKLQMMNTDFGVGMFAAMPEANLSFNEMIEHLRKHPYDDYMHEFVLQGFKDFRTRKLKKLIQEVMKDNGKSDPVLTAIMFEACICHERQRPLLPLFDGLDPADLLPHTPAIHIRSYLQEDQKLHSSWIELFGNNIFAMEPLPTPEEVTLDQIFSDDDLVLPEVTTAGDARAALEGELPPAKERRPLEETIDHAFRVLDKADAFLGPVMQHKASLSPIARLRHWSVKTRSVNGRMSNSLEGIQTSYGRGLAQANADASCAMEMAERFSSYASFSNKGITGYKNEYPLIQSSYDDLDVEAINPNDIKLEVPYAGQKLNWFEGHAPDGKGGVKPVLIPAQLVFLFCNLDEQNLFSALGSTGLASGNTLAEAKVSALTEVIERDSDATVLFDPERCFRVESDDPEIAPLLEAYKTDGIDVWFLDVTPEIGVPCYKSVVLGAHGDVNKGGGCGLNGKSALLSAMTETAYPFPGPKSSPAPEGLPVRKLEDLPDYSTGSAEGDVMVLEKTLMDNGYQPVYADLTRKDLDIPVTRAIVPGLEIVSDFDHYSRVSPRLFRNYLNMFK; from the coding sequence ATGCGCTACAAGCTGCAAATGATGAATACGGATTTTGGTGTGGGCATGTTCGCAGCCATGCCAGAGGCCAACCTGAGCTTCAACGAGATGATCGAACATCTTCGCAAGCATCCTTATGATGACTACATGCACGAGTTTGTTCTTCAGGGTTTCAAGGATTTTCGTACCCGCAAGCTCAAAAAGCTGATCCAAGAAGTGATGAAGGATAACGGCAAGTCTGACCCAGTCCTGACCGCCATCATGTTCGAAGCATGCATTTGCCATGAGCGACAACGTCCTCTCTTGCCCCTCTTTGATGGCCTTGATCCCGCGGACTTACTTCCACACACTCCGGCAATTCATATTCGCTCCTATCTCCAGGAAGATCAGAAACTTCATTCCTCATGGATCGAATTGTTCGGCAACAATATTTTTGCCATGGAGCCGCTCCCCACTCCGGAAGAAGTGACGTTGGATCAGATTTTCTCCGATGACGACTTGGTATTGCCAGAAGTAACCACCGCCGGAGATGCACGAGCCGCTCTGGAGGGTGAACTTCCGCCAGCCAAGGAACGTCGTCCTCTTGAGGAAACCATTGATCACGCTTTTCGCGTACTGGATAAAGCAGACGCATTCCTTGGCCCGGTCATGCAACACAAGGCATCTCTTTCACCAATCGCTCGCCTGCGCCATTGGTCAGTGAAAACCCGCAGTGTCAACGGCCGCATGTCCAACTCGCTGGAAGGTATTCAGACTAGCTATGGCCGCGGTTTGGCCCAGGCCAATGCGGACGCATCCTGTGCCATGGAAATGGCCGAGCGTTTCTCGTCATACGCCTCATTCAGCAATAAAGGCATCACTGGCTACAAAAACGAATACCCCCTCATCCAATCATCCTATGACGACTTGGACGTTGAGGCGATTAACCCCAATGATATTAAACTGGAAGTCCCTTACGCCGGACAAAAGCTGAATTGGTTCGAAGGCCATGCACCTGATGGTAAGGGAGGCGTAAAACCAGTTCTCATTCCTGCTCAATTAGTATTTCTCTTCTGCAACTTGGATGAACAGAATCTGTTCTCAGCCCTCGGCTCCACTGGCCTTGCATCCGGCAACACACTGGCAGAAGCCAAGGTATCGGCCCTGACCGAAGTCATTGAACGAGACAGTGATGCCACCGTCCTCTTTGACCCCGAACGTTGCTTCCGTGTGGAAAGTGATGATCCGGAAATAGCCCCGCTGCTTGAGGCATACAAAACGGATGGCATCGACGTATGGTTCCTGGATGTTACACCAGAAATTGGAGTACCTTGCTATAAATCTGTAGTCCTTGGCGCTCACGGTGATGTTAATAAAGGCGGCGGTTGCGGCTTGAACGGCAAATCGGCTCTGCTCTCTGCAATGACCGAAACGGCATATCCTTTCCCTGGCCCCAAAAGCAGCCCAGCACCGGAAGGGCTTCCTGTCCGTAAGTTAGAAGACCTTCCCGATTACTCCACCGGCAGCGCTGAAGGTGATGTTATGGTACTTGAGAAGACACTCATGGATAACGGCTACCAACCTGTATACGCAGACCTCACACGTAAGGATCTGGATATACCGGTCACTCGAGCCATTGTGCCAGGTCTGGAAATTGTGTCTGACTTTGACCACTACTCTCGTGTCAGCCCACGACTCTTCAGAAATTACCTGAATATGTTCAAATAG
- a CDS encoding HD domain-containing protein: MKTIHTEIWNRALPFQDKRDDAGHAFITLEYAKQLVDLENGDPDVVLPAIILHDTGWSRLSREEWMVVFSPTATAEDEMVVRLRHQEEGVNIAREILETMDYSTALTEEIVEIISEHDTRKGFISNNEGLMRDADKLWRFSKTGFDADVERFEIEPQSLYDKLVGQIPSEGFFYSETSRQLAYQELERRKKEFECVMACQMEAPELIAMPTLG, translated from the coding sequence ATGAAAACTATTCACACCGAGATCTGGAACCGGGCTCTCCCTTTTCAGGACAAACGAGACGACGCAGGCCACGCATTCATCACCCTTGAATACGCAAAGCAATTGGTGGATCTTGAAAACGGCGATCCCGATGTTGTACTCCCTGCTATTATTCTTCATGACACAGGCTGGAGCCGTCTGAGCCGTGAAGAATGGATGGTGGTTTTCTCTCCCACGGCAACAGCTGAGGACGAAATGGTTGTCCGCCTTCGCCATCAGGAAGAGGGCGTCAATATCGCGCGTGAAATTCTGGAGACCATGGATTACTCCACAGCTCTCACCGAAGAAATCGTAGAGATCATTTCTGAACATGACACCCGCAAAGGTTTCATTTCCAACAATGAAGGGCTGATGCGCGACGCTGACAAGTTGTGGCGTTTTTCCAAAACCGGCTTCGATGCAGACGTCGAGCGTTTCGAAATCGAACCACAGTCCCTTTACGATAAACTTGTCGGCCAGATCCCGAGTGAAGGCTTCTTCTACTCTGAGACTTCCCGCCAGCTCGCCTATCAGGAACTGGAACGTCGCAAAAAAGAATTCGAATGTGTAATGGCCTGTCAGATGGAAGCTCCTGAACTGATCGCAATGCCTACACTCGGCTAA
- a CDS encoding DUF922 domain-containing Zn-dependent protease, with protein sequence MCRKLIAQLMLILATLLLLSAPVFAEVVLKEKVDYYPVNGTGKKEIIKNLKKDSPYKKGKDYYPAFTQTDIRYKYSWAQKNGRCQVTQVKVFLTLTYVYPRLARAQSNSVQQWWEKKIARFVIHENIHGDISKRSAYELDRKLRGMKDINCSNAKSVISARAKYIVRQMKKEQAEYDRITNHGIEQHKYRPPR encoded by the coding sequence ATGTGCAGAAAACTAATCGCGCAGCTGATGCTCATATTAGCCACCCTGCTATTGCTCTCAGCACCTGTTTTTGCTGAAGTGGTATTGAAGGAAAAGGTCGATTATTATCCGGTTAACGGCACTGGGAAGAAGGAAATCATCAAGAATCTGAAAAAGGATTCTCCCTACAAGAAGGGTAAAGATTACTATCCGGCTTTCACACAGACCGACATCCGGTACAAGTACTCTTGGGCTCAGAAGAATGGCCGCTGCCAAGTCACCCAAGTCAAAGTATTCCTCACACTCACCTATGTATACCCACGTTTGGCCCGTGCTCAGTCCAACAGCGTACAGCAATGGTGGGAGAAAAAAATCGCCCGGTTTGTGATTCACGAAAACATACACGGCGATATTTCCAAGCGTTCTGCATACGAACTCGACAGAAAGCTTCGAGGCATGAAGGATATCAACTGCTCAAACGCCAAAAGCGTTATCTCAGCTCGAGCCAAATACATCGTCCGTCAAATGAAGAAAGAACAGGCGGAATACGATCGTATTACCAACCATGGTATCGAGCAGCACAAATATCGGCCACCAAGATAA
- a CDS encoding FAD-dependent oxidoreductase, which translates to MSKKTKRISGLENGERLESRILEERIQAAVRQGARKLEIDAMGQHGIGGRLWISKEEPISVTIVGSAGQRVGSKGFPGTTIEVMGTASDDIGWLNAGAEITVHGNASNGACNAMAQGKVYVGGNIGSRGMTMTKTNPRFEPPELWVLGSVGDYFAEFMAGGTAVVCGHEGQNTENVLGYRPCVGMVGGRIFVRGPIDGFSQADALLEPITDEAWEWLTENMAEYLKKIKRSRLLKRLTKREEWQLIRAKTPYEKKGKTRRAMSDFRANVWDAELGQGGMIGDLTSLDRSPIPLVVNGDLRRKNPVWENRKFMAPCQSSCPTGMPVQERWRLVRDGLIDEAVDLALAYTPFPATICGYLCPNLCMEGCTRSTQQGMKAVDITKLGRKGHESKAPQLPELSGKRVAVIGGGPAGVSVAWQIRMKGHEAVVFDMADTLGGKITSSIPNSRVPKEVVEAEVERAAKVLPHIHLQQELKRNEFEELKDEYDYVVLATGAQKPRVIPVPGHERIYPALTFLKDAKKGQAKMGKKLVIIGAGNVGCDVATVAAGVGAEDITLIDIQEPASFGKERKEAEEVGARFKWPCFTKEITEEGVLLQSGELLEADTVIMSIGDAPDIDFLPDNIALDRGHVVVNDDYQTTDSQVFAIGDIVRPGLLTHAIGHGRRAAEVIDDLFNNRRPKTDTKDMIDYTRMTLEYFDPRVIEFSDANHCGSDCASCGTCRDCYICDTVCPQSAISRNELPNGGFERVVDPEKCIACGFCASSCPCGIWDMKNPAPLE; encoded by the coding sequence ATGTCAAAGAAAACAAAGCGTATAAGCGGCTTGGAGAATGGCGAGCGACTGGAGTCCCGCATTCTCGAAGAACGCATCCAGGCTGCCGTCCGACAGGGCGCACGCAAACTGGAAATCGACGCCATGGGCCAGCACGGCATTGGCGGTAGACTCTGGATTTCCAAGGAAGAACCCATTTCGGTGACTATCGTTGGCTCTGCTGGCCAGCGTGTAGGTTCCAAGGGATTCCCCGGAACCACCATTGAAGTCATGGGTACTGCCTCGGATGATATCGGTTGGCTTAACGCCGGTGCCGAGATCACTGTCCATGGCAACGCCAGTAACGGCGCGTGTAATGCCATGGCTCAGGGTAAGGTTTATGTCGGCGGCAACATCGGTTCCCGCGGCATGACCATGACCAAGACCAACCCTCGCTTCGAGCCGCCCGAACTCTGGGTGCTCGGTTCGGTGGGTGACTACTTCGCGGAATTCATGGCTGGTGGTACTGCAGTTGTCTGTGGTCATGAAGGCCAGAATACTGAGAATGTACTTGGCTATCGCCCCTGTGTGGGCATGGTCGGTGGTCGCATCTTCGTGCGTGGTCCCATTGATGGCTTCTCTCAGGCTGATGCGCTCTTGGAGCCCATCACTGACGAGGCTTGGGAATGGCTTACCGAGAATATGGCCGAATATCTCAAGAAGATTAAACGAAGCCGTTTGCTCAAGCGCCTTACCAAGCGTGAAGAGTGGCAGCTCATTCGTGCCAAGACACCTTACGAGAAGAAGGGTAAAACCCGTCGTGCCATGAGCGACTTCCGCGCTAATGTGTGGGATGCCGAACTTGGACAGGGTGGTATGATTGGCGATCTGACATCATTGGATCGTTCTCCCATTCCGCTTGTTGTAAATGGTGATCTGCGCCGAAAGAATCCCGTTTGGGAAAATAGAAAATTCATGGCCCCGTGTCAGTCCAGCTGTCCCACGGGTATGCCTGTACAGGAACGGTGGCGTCTCGTGCGCGACGGTCTCATTGATGAAGCTGTTGACCTTGCTCTGGCTTACACGCCGTTCCCGGCCACTATTTGTGGTTACCTTTGTCCCAATCTCTGTATGGAAGGGTGTACCCGTTCCACGCAGCAGGGGATGAAGGCGGTTGATATCACCAAGTTGGGACGCAAGGGACATGAGTCCAAGGCTCCGCAACTGCCAGAGCTTTCCGGCAAGCGCGTTGCTGTCATCGGCGGCGGTCCTGCCGGTGTCTCGGTGGCTTGGCAGATTCGCATGAAAGGTCACGAGGCTGTCGTTTTTGACATGGCCGACACTCTGGGCGGAAAGATTACCTCTTCCATTCCCAATAGCCGCGTGCCCAAGGAAGTGGTTGAGGCCGAAGTTGAACGCGCCGCCAAGGTGCTGCCGCATATCCATCTTCAGCAGGAACTCAAGCGCAATGAGTTTGAGGAGCTGAAGGACGAATATGATTATGTGGTTCTTGCCACCGGTGCTCAGAAACCGCGTGTCATTCCGGTACCCGGTCATGAGCGCATCTATCCTGCTCTGACGTTCCTCAAGGACGCCAAAAAGGGACAGGCCAAGATGGGCAAGAAGTTGGTCATCATTGGTGCAGGTAACGTTGGTTGTGACGTTGCTACTGTTGCTGCTGGTGTCGGTGCAGAGGACATCACTCTCATCGATATTCAGGAACCTGCCTCCTTCGGTAAGGAGCGCAAGGAAGCCGAAGAAGTTGGTGCACGTTTCAAGTGGCCTTGCTTCACCAAGGAAATCACGGAAGAGGGCGTGCTGCTGCAGTCCGGCGAATTGCTGGAAGCTGACACGGTCATCATGTCCATCGGTGATGCTCCTGACATCGACTTCCTGCCCGATAACATCGCACTTGATCGCGGTCATGTTGTGGTTAATGATGACTACCAGACTACGGATTCTCAGGTGTTTGCCATCGGTGACATCGTTCGTCCTGGCTTGCTGACCCACGCAATCGGTCATGGCCGGCGTGCTGCAGAGGTCATCGACGACCTGTTCAACAATCGTCGTCCCAAGACCGACACCAAGGATATGATCGATTACACTCGTATGACTCTTGAGTACTTCGATCCTCGTGTTATCGAATTCAGCGATGCAAATCACTGCGGTTCTGACTGTGCGTCTTGCGGTACTTGCCGTGACTGCTACATCTGCGACACAGTGTGTCCGCAGTCGGCCATTTCCCGCAATGAGCTGCCAAACGGTGGCTTCGAGCGTGTTGTGGATCCGGAAAAGTGCATTGCCTGTGGCTTCTGCGCTAGCTCCTGTCCCTGCGGTATCTGGGACATGAAGAATCCTGCTCCGCTGGAATAG
- a CDS encoding glutamate synthase-related protein: MLSERPISPSTLSRKDLPWQIKWDINTCTKCGRCTSVCPVDAIELGVFRKREIKAPMGLNAKPVNEFSTFYGIRQRTDPAYACIGCSMCNMVCPNNAIEPQRQYDSTTLQFQNNRGGQPRTRGGRRNNGESLLDQLKFIRISMLTDPALDAGRHEFEMRTLLGRVLSPQDEVKCFQENGWKPPVREIYPLVIGGMSFGALSPNMWEGLQMGVAYLNEELNMPVRMCTGEGGCPPRLLRSRFLKYTILQIASGYFGWDEIIHAIPEMKEDPCAIEIKYGQGAKPGDGGLLMWYKVNKLIAAIRGVPQGVSLPSPPTHQTKYSIEEAVAKMIQSMSMAWGFRVPVYPKISASSTSLAVLNNLVRNPYAAGLAIDGEDGGTGAAYNVSMNHMGHPIASNLRDCYNALCVAGAQNEIPLIAGGGIGKNGNLAANAAALIMLGASTVQIGKYVMQAAAGCVGSEKDRCNVCNIGVCPKGITSQDPRVYRRLDPEKVAERVVDFYLSFDTELRKVFAPLGRSTSLPIGMSDALGISDKAAADRLGIKYVI; this comes from the coding sequence ATGCTCTCAGAAAGACCCATTAGCCCTTCAACGTTAAGTCGCAAGGACCTGCCCTGGCAGATCAAATGGGATATCAACACCTGCACCAAGTGCGGGCGTTGCACCTCCGTTTGTCCTGTGGACGCCATTGAACTTGGCGTCTTCCGCAAGCGCGAGATCAAAGCTCCCATGGGATTGAATGCCAAGCCGGTTAACGAATTCTCCACTTTCTACGGAATCCGTCAGCGCACGGATCCGGCTTATGCCTGCATCGGCTGCTCCATGTGTAACATGGTCTGTCCGAACAACGCCATTGAGCCGCAGCGTCAGTACGATTCCACTACACTTCAGTTCCAGAACAACCGAGGTGGCCAGCCTCGTACCCGTGGTGGCCGTCGTAACAACGGTGAATCTCTGCTGGATCAGCTCAAGTTCATCCGCATTTCCATGCTCACTGACCCCGCGCTCGACGCAGGTCGTCACGAGTTTGAAATGCGCACTCTGTTGGGACGCGTGCTTTCCCCGCAGGATGAAGTAAAGTGTTTTCAGGAGAACGGCTGGAAACCGCCTGTTCGCGAGATTTATCCGCTGGTTATCGGTGGTATGTCTTTTGGCGCACTTTCCCCGAATATGTGGGAAGGTCTCCAGATGGGCGTCGCGTATCTGAACGAAGAACTGAACATGCCGGTACGCATGTGCACTGGTGAGGGAGGTTGCCCGCCGCGCCTGCTGCGTTCTCGTTTCCTGAAATACACCATTCTTCAGATCGCTTCCGGTTACTTCGGTTGGGATGAAATCATTCATGCTATCCCGGAGATGAAGGAAGATCCCTGCGCCATTGAGATCAAATACGGTCAGGGCGCAAAGCCCGGTGATGGCGGCCTGCTCATGTGGTACAAGGTTAACAAGCTCATCGCAGCTATTCGTGGTGTCCCGCAGGGCGTATCTCTGCCCAGCCCGCCCACGCATCAGACCAAGTACTCCATTGAAGAAGCCGTAGCCAAGATGATTCAGTCCATGTCCATGGCCTGGGGCTTCCGTGTACCGGTTTACCCGAAGATTTCCGCCTCCTCGACCTCTTTGGCGGTCCTCAACAATCTGGTTCGTAATCCCTATGCTGCCGGTCTTGCTATTGATGGTGAAGATGGTGGTACGGGTGCAGCATATAACGTATCCATGAACCACATGGGGCATCCCATCGCTTCCAACCTGCGTGATTGTTACAACGCTCTGTGTGTTGCTGGTGCTCAGAATGAGATTCCGCTCATCGCTGGTGGCGGTATCGGCAAGAACGGTAACTTAGCCGCGAACGCCGCAGCTCTCATTATGCTGGGCGCATCCACGGTTCAGATAGGTAAGTACGTCATGCAGGCTGCCGCCGGTTGTGTCGGTTCCGAGAAGGATCGCTGCAACGTTTGTAATATTGGCGTTTGTCCTAAGGGCATCACGTCACAGGACCCGAGAGTTTATCGTCGTCTCGACCCGGAAAAGGTCGCCGAACGCGTGGTAGACTTCTACCTGAGCTTCGATACGGAACTGCGCAAGGTGTTCGCCCCTCTGGGCCGCTCCACCTCGCTTCCCATCGGCATGTCCGATGCCCTCGGCATCAGTGATAAGGCCGCTGCGGACCGTCTCGGTATCAAGTACGTCATCTAA
- a CDS encoding glutamate synthase, whose product MCRLFALTSRDPVSPMLAINALNVMKEGHDGSGVGLYLSGLGGPFEEMKENPILSGIFSDAGLKWVYEYMAERGHRAVYSAMYKPDEEPPVGTPKRGTYASIAYKMSAEWKALPKEERDRQLVQMRLDLRAEGEKSGGIMVFSFWPDTIMIKEVGDPMDMGHYLQLGREELHARHILAQGRQNTNYAINLYACHPFFIEGVGTMTNGENTAFIPIKEYLQSRGVTGYQGYQSDSEVFTHIAHFTTKKLGLDISSYKHVITPMNDEEMKDHPDREFLSNLKRACRKLIIDGPNCVIGCLEDGSMFMVQDRKKLRPGVVGGNPEIGMYAFSSEVCGLDAAIPKRDKSQDFQPMHLDTAIVGPDCREVVQCSQKDPLALQR is encoded by the coding sequence ATGTGCCGTTTATTTGCGCTTACCAGCCGCGACCCGGTTTCACCCATGCTGGCCATTAATGCCCTCAACGTAATGAAGGAAGGGCATGATGGCTCCGGCGTGGGATTGTATCTGAGTGGCCTTGGCGGGCCGTTTGAAGAAATGAAGGAAAATCCTATTCTTTCCGGTATCTTTTCTGATGCGGGCTTGAAGTGGGTTTATGAATATATGGCAGAACGCGGTCATCGTGCAGTTTATTCCGCCATGTACAAGCCGGATGAGGAGCCGCCGGTCGGCACTCCAAAGCGTGGAACATATGCTTCCATTGCTTACAAAATGTCCGCAGAGTGGAAAGCGCTACCTAAGGAAGAACGCGATCGCCAGTTGGTTCAGATGCGTCTTGACCTTCGCGCTGAAGGTGAAAAGTCCGGTGGTATCATGGTCTTTTCTTTCTGGCCTGACACGATCATGATTAAAGAAGTGGGCGATCCTATGGATATGGGCCACTATCTCCAGCTTGGCCGTGAAGAGTTGCATGCTCGTCATATCCTGGCTCAGGGCCGTCAGAATACCAACTACGCCATCAACCTGTACGCATGTCACCCCTTCTTTATTGAAGGTGTCGGCACCATGACCAACGGTGAGAATACTGCCTTTATACCTATTAAGGAATACCTGCAGTCTCGTGGCGTCACCGGGTATCAGGGCTATCAGTCCGATTCCGAGGTGTTCACACACATCGCACATTTCACTACCAAGAAGCTTGGCCTGGATATCTCATCTTATAAACACGTCATCACTCCCATGAATGACGAGGAGATGAAGGACCATCCGGATCGTGAGTTTCTGTCCAACCTCAAGCGGGCGTGTCGCAAGCTCATCATCGATGGACCCAACTGCGTCATCGGCTGCTTGGAAGATGGCTCCATGTTTATGGTTCAGGACCGCAAGAAGCTGCGCCCCGGCGTAGTGGGCGGTAATCCTGAGATCGGCATGTACGCCTTCTCTTCCGAGGTTTGCGGTCTCGATGCCGCAATCCCCAAGCGTGATAAAAGTCAAGATTTTCAACCCATGCATCTCGATACGGCCATCGTTGGACCCGATTGCCGGGAGGTTGTCCAATGCTCTCAGAAAGACCCATTAGCCCTTCAACGTTAA